The Lacipirellula parvula genome window below encodes:
- a CDS encoding HNH endonuclease — MSARRDLDSTVEERAGQRCEYCRMHQSLQGASFHLEHAVPRSKGGGDGLDNLAWACPSCNLRKSDRTVAADPHSGDSTPLFNPRTDRWDEHFAWHEYHLVGLTPIGRATVAAFDLNSPRRVLIRQVESAFELFPPAS, encoded by the coding sequence ATGAGCGCGCGTCGCGATCTCGATTCCACCGTCGAAGAGCGAGCCGGTCAACGGTGCGAGTACTGCCGCATGCACCAGTCGCTGCAAGGAGCAAGCTTCCATCTTGAGCATGCCGTTCCGCGATCGAAGGGGGGCGGCGATGGCCTCGACAATCTTGCCTGGGCCTGCCCAAGTTGCAACCTCCGCAAGTCGGATCGTACGGTTGCTGCCGATCCACACTCAGGCGATTCAACGCCCTTATTCAACCCGCGCACCGACCGCTGGGACGAGCACTTTGCTTGGCACGAATACCACCTAGTCGGCCTAACTCCGATTGGCCGCGCCACGGTCGCCGCCTTCGACCTCAATTCCCCTCGACGAGTCCTGATTCGTCAAGTCGAATCTGCGTTCGAATTGTTCCCGCCCGCCTCGTAA
- the cutA gene encoding divalent-cation tolerance protein CutA — translation MNDSSPLFIQIATTAGSREEADRIATALVDRSLAACVQIVGPMQSVYRWQGQIDRSEEWLCQIKTTRQHYAAVEAAIRELHSYECPEVIATPIVAGSAAYLQWLAEQTS, via the coding sequence TTGAACGATTCATCGCCGCTATTCATTCAGATTGCCACCACAGCCGGCAGCCGCGAAGAGGCGGATCGAATTGCGACGGCGTTGGTCGATCGCAGCCTAGCGGCTTGCGTGCAGATTGTCGGTCCGATGCAGAGCGTTTATCGCTGGCAGGGGCAGATTGATCGCAGCGAGGAGTGGCTTTGCCAGATCAAGACGACGCGGCAACATTACGCGGCGGTCGAAGCGGCGATTCGGGAGTTGCACTCGTATGAGTGCCCGGAGGTCATCGCGACGCCGATTGTGGCGGGCAGTGCGGCGTATTTGCAGTGGCTAGCTGAGCAAACATCCTAG